A region of the Myxococcus stipitatus DSM 14675 genome:
GAACCCGCCCCAGCCGCGTCATCAGGTAGCCGGCAATCGTCGTCACCTCGCCCTCTTCGTCCTCATCGAGGTCGAAGTTGACGTCGAGCCGCTCCTCCAGGTCATCCAGCTGCGCGGTGCCGGGCAGCTCGAAGCGTCCCCCGGGAAGCGAGCGAACCTCCTCCACCCGACGCCCCAGCTCGGCCACATCGCCGACGACCTCCGCCACCACGTCCGCGATGGTGACGAGGCCCGACGTCCCGCCGTGCTCATCCACCACCAGCGCCGTCTGACGGCGACGGCGGCGGAACTCCGCGAGCAGCTGCTCCAGCGTCGCGTTCTCCGGGATGAAGAGCACCGGACGCTGCACCTGCGCCAGGCTGCGCAGCTCGCCTCGGGACAGGAGGAAGAAGAGGTCCTTGGCGTTCACCACGCCTTCCACCTCGTCCAGGTTGCCGCGGCACACCGGCAGCCACGTGTGGCCCGCCGCGCGCGCGTCCGAGATGCACTTCTCCAGCGGCTCCTCCACGTCCAGGAACTTCACCTGGTTGCGAGGCACCATCACCTGGCGCGCCGTCTTCTGCGCCATCTCCAGCGCGCGCTCCAGGAGCTCCGCGCGCGCCGTGGTGATGGCCCCCGCCTGCGCGGAGCTGTGCAGGATGACGCGCAGCTCGTCTTCGCTGTGGGCCTCGTGCGCCTCTCCCACCGACTGGAGGCCGAAGACGCGCAGCACCCACGCCGCCAGCCCGTTGAGCAGGACGATGGCCGGGTAGAAGAGGAAGTAGAACGCCCGCATCGGCAGCGCCACCGCGAGCGTCGTCGCCTCGGCGCGCTGAATCGCCAGGCTCTTGGGCGCCAGCTCCCCCAGCACGATGTGCAGGAAGGTGATGATGCTGAAGCCGATGACGACCGACGCGGTGTGAGCCAGCGTCGTGCTGCCACCCTCGGGCACCAGCTTCGTCAGCACGGGCTCCAGCAGCTTGGCGAAGGCGGGCTCACCCAGCCAGCCCAGCCCCAGCGAGGCCAGCGTGATTCCGAACTGCGTGGCGGAGAGGTACGCGTCCAGCTTCTCCACCATGCGCAGCGCCTGGGCCGCGCCCGGCTGGCCTTCGTCCACCAGCGACTGGAGACGCGTGGCGCGAATCTTCACGATGGCGAACTCGGTCGCCACGAAGAACCCGTTGGCGAAGACCAGGAGGATCGCCAGCCCCAGGAACACCCATTCCATTCCCATGGCTCAGAACAGCGCTTCGAAGTCGGCGTCGCCCTTGAGGGCGTCGAACATGGGGTCCGTCGACAGCCACCCCATCACCTTCTGCCGGTCCGCCGTGAGCGCCGCCTTCAGGTACTGCACCGCGTCCTTCGGTCGGCCCCAGAGGGCATACAGCGCGGACAGGTTGTAGTTGAGCAGCAGGTCTTCCGCGTTGAGGGCGCGGGCGCGCTCATAGGCCCGCTCGGCCTCCGCGTAGAAGCCCTTCTGCGCGTAGCAGATGCCCAGGTCCAGCTGCGCCTCGAAGTTCTCCGCCTCCAGCCGCACCACTTCCTTGAGCAGCGTGATGGCGGAGCGGTAGTCGCCCTCGTCCATCATCAGCGCCGCCAGCTCGTGCCGGGGGAACGCGTCCTGCGGGTCCAGCTCGATGGCCGCCTGGAGCTCGCGCATGGCCTCCTCCACCCGCCCCTGGTCCGCGTACGTGAGGCCCAGGTTGAGGTGCGCGTCCGGATACTCCGGATCCAACTCGATGGCTTCCTTGTACTCCTCCACCGCCATCTCCCCGGCGTGGGTGGAGAGGAAGCAGGCCAGGTTGTAGTGCGCCGTGGCGCTCTCCGGCTCCAGCTTCAAGGCGGTGAGATACTCGCCGAGCGCCTCGCGGAAGAGCTTCTTCTCCGCGTAGACGGTGGCCAGGTTGTCGTGCGCGTGGGCCGAGCTCGGGTCCAGGTCGATGGCCTTCTTGAACTCCTTGATGGCCTCGTCCAGCCAACCTCTATCCGCCAGCTCGATTCCACGAGTGTTGTGCTCGTCGGAGAGCGCGATGTTGTCCTTTTCCCGGGCCATGAGAGCGCCGGGCAATCTACGCGCCGCGCAAACGCGGGTGCAAGGTAGAGTTTCCCTCCGCCCATGCGCCACGCCGCCTACCTGCTGTTGCTGTTCTCCGCCTGTCATCCACGCCCCGCCGCGGTGACGGACGCCCCCGCCCCCACCCCCTCGGCGCAGGCCCAGGCGGCCCCGGAGGACGCTGGCACGCCCGCCGCCGTCCCCCTCCCCCTGGACGCCGGCGCGCCCGTCCGCCCCATCACCCTCCTGGTGGGCGGCGACGTGACGCTGGGCCACAACCACCAGAAGTGGTTCGACGAGCAGGTGGCCAAGGGCCGCTCCCGGGAGGAGCTGCTCGCCTACGGCTTCAAGGAGGTGCGGGCGCTGGGCGACGCCTCCGACGCCTTCATCGTCAACCTGGAGTGCCCCTTCACCGAGGGCGGCGAGAAGCTGGCCAAGAACTTCAACTTCCGCGCGAGGCCGGAGCTGGTGGGCGCCCTCCTGGCCGGCGGGGTGGACGTGGTGAGCCTGGCCAACAATCACCTCATGGACTACGGCGCCCAGGGGCTGGTGGACACCCTGGTGACGCTGGAGGCCGCGCGAATCCCCTACTTCGGGGCCGGCCGGAACCTCGCCGAGGCGCGCAGGCCCGCCGTCATCACCGTGGGCGGCGTGCGCGTGGCGCTCCTGGGATACTTCTTCCTGGGCGAGCGGAACATCGAGCCCCCGGAGGTCTACGCCACCGAGACGACGCCAGGGGTCGCCGGCCACTTCTCCGACGTGGACGTCATGGAGCGGATGCTGCGTGAGGACATCCTCGCCGCGAAGCACCAGGCCGACGTCGTGTTGCCCTTCTTCCACTGGGGCCGCGAGGGCACCTACGTCCCGGAGCCCTATCAAGTCCGGCTGGCCCATGCGGCCATCGACGCGGGCGCCGCGGGCGTGCTCGGCAGCCACCCCCACGTGCTCCAGGCGATGGAGCTGCACCGGGGGGCGCCCGTCGTCTACTCGCTGGGCAACTTCGTCTTTGGGGGGAACTGGAACCCGCGCGACAAGCGGGGAGCCCTGTGGAAGGGCCGTTTCGGTCCGGGGGGTTACCTCTCCAGTGAGGTGTTCCCGCTGCGCACGGACCGTTTTCCGGAGCTCCCCTTCCAGCCCGTGCCCGTCACCGGGGAGGCGGCCGAGGAGGTGTTTCGACTGCTGGTCAACAGCTCCGCGACGATGGAGCGTATGCTCCCCGAGCTGGAGCCGTGGGCCCGACCGGCTCCCTCCCCCTCGACTGGAGGGAGGGAGTAAGCGGCGCGTCAGACCTTGTTGTTGGACTGGCCCCGCTTGGCGCGGGTACGGCGGCGCTTGAGCTGGGCCTTCCGACCCTTCGCGCGGTTGGCGACCTTCTTCTTGGAACGATTTCCCTTCTGGGCGGGCATGTGGAAGGACTCCGTGTGGTGATGTGAGACCGACCGCCTGGACACAAAACGTCGGCGGTGAGGGCGGCCCTTCTTTCATGCTACCGCCCGAGCGGCCAAGGAATTTCTTGACTCCGTCCGCCCTTGCCAGCAGCCGGACAAAGGGGCAATACCCCCGGAACGACGATGATTGACAAACTCGAAGACGTCGAGCGCCGGTTCGAGCGACTCACCGCGGACCTGTCGAACCCCGACGTACTCGCCGACTCGGCGAGGCTCCAGAAGGTCTCCAAGGAACGCGCGGGCATCGAGAAGCTGGTGGAGACGTTCCGCACGTACCGCCAGGTGCTCGCCGACCTCAAGGAAGTGGAGGCCTGGCTGGAGAGCGGCGGCCCGGACGAGAAGAGCTACGCCCGCGAGGCCCTGCCCGGCCTGAAGGAACAGCGCGACACGCTCGAGAGTCAGCTCAAGGTCCTGCTCCTGCCCAAGGACCCCAATGACGACAAGAACGTCATCCTGGAGATTCGCGCGGGCGCGGGCGGCGACGAGGCCGCGCTGTTCGCCGAGGAGGTCATGCAGATGTACCTCCGCTACGCGGACACGCGGGGGTGGAAGTCGGACATCATCGACATGAGCCCCGGCAACGCGGGCGGGGTGAAGGACGCCACCGTCACGCTGTCGGGCGATGCCGTCTTCAGCAACCTCAAGTACGAATCCGGCGTGCACCGCGTGCAGCGCGTGCCCGCCACGGAGACGCAGGGCCGCATCCACACCTCCACCATCACCGTGGCCGTCATGCCGGAGGCGGAAGAGGTGGATGTGAAGATCAACGAGGCGGACATCGACCGCCAGGCGATGCGCTCCACGGGCTCCGGCGGACAGAGCGTCAACACGACGGACTCCGCGGTGCGCCTGACGCACCGTCCCACGGGCATCGTCGTGAAGTGCCAGCAGGAGAAGAGCCAGCTCAAGAACTACAACATGGCGCTTCGCATGCTCCGCGCGAAGATCTACGAAATCGAGCAGGAGCGCATCCGCTCCGAGCGAGACTCGACGCGCCGCTCGCAGGTGGGCACGGGCGACCGCAGCGAGAAGATCCGCACCTACAACTTCCCGCAGGACCGGCTGACGGACCACCGCATCGGCCTGACGGTCCACAACCTGCCAGCCGTGATGACGGGCGACATCGAGGACATCATCACCGCCTGCCGCACCTTCTACCAGGCCGAAGCCCTCAAGGCGCAGACGGGCGGCGGTCCCAGGTCCCAGCCGGAAGCATGAGCAGCGAGACCTGGACCATCCGCAGGGTCCTCACCTGGACGACGCAGCACTTCGAGAAGCGTCAGGTGGATGCCCCCCGCCTCACGGCGGAGATCCTCCTGTCGCATGTGCTCAAGACGGGCCGCGTCCGGCTGTACGTGGACCTGGACCGCCCGCTCTCCAAGGAGGAGCTGTCCTCCTTCCGAGCCCTCATCGAGCGGCGCCTGTCGGGCGAGCCGACGCAGTACCTCACGGGCACGCGCGAGTTCTACAACCGCGCCTACAAGGTGGACGCCCGCGTCCTCATCCCCCGGCCGGAGACGGAGCTGCTCGTGGAAGCCGCCCTGCGCGTGCTGCCCAAGGACGCCCCCGCGCGCGCCCTGGACGTGTGCACGGGCTCCGGCTGCATCGCCATCAGCCTCGCGGCCGAGCGGCCCCAGCTGGCCGTGAC
Encoded here:
- a CDS encoding hemolysin family protein; its protein translation is MGMEWVFLGLAILLVFANGFFVATEFAIVKIRATRLQSLVDEGQPGAAQALRMVEKLDAYLSATQFGITLASLGLGWLGEPAFAKLLEPVLTKLVPEGGSTTLAHTASVVIGFSIITFLHIVLGELAPKSLAIQRAEATTLAVALPMRAFYFLFYPAIVLLNGLAAWVLRVFGLQSVGEAHEAHSEDELRVILHSSAQAGAITTARAELLERALEMAQKTARQVMVPRNQVKFLDVEEPLEKCISDARAAGHTWLPVCRGNLDEVEGVVNAKDLFFLLSRGELRSLAQVQRPVLFIPENATLEQLLAEFRRRRRQTALVVDEHGGTSGLVTIADVVAEVVGDVAELGRRVEEVRSLPGGRFELPGTAQLDDLEERLDVNFDLDEDEEGEVTTIAGYLMTRLGRVPEKGDSLKLDMWRIQVEEVDGPRVVRVTVEPQSRAAPRSPTEAPAASPGDPAQGAAGTGDVPPASSSGGESSGA
- a CDS encoding tetratricopeptide repeat protein, with the translated sequence MAREKDNIALSDEHNTRGIELADRGWLDEAIKEFKKAIDLDPSSAHAHDNLATVYAEKKLFREALGEYLTALKLEPESATAHYNLACFLSTHAGEMAVEEYKEAIELDPEYPDAHLNLGLTYADQGRVEEAMRELQAAIELDPQDAFPRHELAALMMDEGDYRSAITLLKEVVRLEAENFEAQLDLGICYAQKGFYAEAERAYERARALNAEDLLLNYNLSALYALWGRPKDAVQYLKAALTADRQKVMGWLSTDPMFDALKGDADFEALF
- a CDS encoding CapA family protein; amino-acid sequence: MRHAAYLLLLFSACHPRPAAVTDAPAPTPSAQAQAAPEDAGTPAAVPLPLDAGAPVRPITLLVGGDVTLGHNHQKWFDEQVAKGRSREELLAYGFKEVRALGDASDAFIVNLECPFTEGGEKLAKNFNFRARPELVGALLAGGVDVVSLANNHLMDYGAQGLVDTLVTLEAARIPYFGAGRNLAEARRPAVITVGGVRVALLGYFFLGERNIEPPEVYATETTPGVAGHFSDVDVMERMLREDILAAKHQADVVLPFFHWGREGTYVPEPYQVRLAHAAIDAGAAGVLGSHPHVLQAMELHRGAPVVYSLGNFVFGGNWNPRDKRGALWKGRFGPGGYLSSEVFPLRTDRFPELPFQPVPVTGEAAEEVFRLLVNSSATMERMLPELEPWARPAPSPSTGGRE
- the prfA gene encoding peptide chain release factor 1, with the protein product MIDKLEDVERRFERLTADLSNPDVLADSARLQKVSKERAGIEKLVETFRTYRQVLADLKEVEAWLESGGPDEKSYAREALPGLKEQRDTLESQLKVLLLPKDPNDDKNVILEIRAGAGGDEAALFAEEVMQMYLRYADTRGWKSDIIDMSPGNAGGVKDATVTLSGDAVFSNLKYESGVHRVQRVPATETQGRIHTSTITVAVMPEAEEVDVKINEADIDRQAMRSTGSGGQSVNTTDSAVRLTHRPTGIVVKCQQEKSQLKNYNMALRMLRAKIYEIEQERIRSERDSTRRSQVGTGDRSEKIRTYNFPQDRLTDHRIGLTVHNLPAVMTGDIEDIITACRTFYQAEALKAQTGGGPRSQPEA